One segment of Bradyrhizobium sp. CB2312 DNA contains the following:
- a CDS encoding hydrogenase small subunit: MGGPTETFYSVIRRQGMTRRSFHKFCTLTAASLGLSPLAASSIANALETKPRVPVIWLHGLECTCCSESFIRSAHPLIKDALLSMISLDYDDTIMAAAGHQAEAILEETRAKYKGRYVLAVEGNPPLNEGGMFCIDGGKPFVEKLRCMAEEAMAIIAWGTCASWGCVHAAKPNPTGAASIDKVITNKPIIKVPGCPPIAEVMSGLVTFITTFGKLPELDRRGRPSMFYSERIHDKCYRRSHFDAGQFVEEWDDKYARKGYCLYKMGCKGPTTYNACSAIRWNGGVSFPIQSGHGCFGCSEDGFWDNGSFYDRLTTIKQFGIEENADQIGMAAAGVVGLTVAAHAAVTAVKRLTHKSDRAAPKGKLS, translated from the coding sequence ATGGGTGGTCCAACGGAAACGTTCTACAGCGTGATCAGACGCCAAGGTATGACGCGTCGTAGTTTTCACAAATTCTGCACTTTGACTGCCGCGAGCTTGGGACTTAGTCCGCTCGCCGCAAGCAGTATTGCCAACGCCTTGGAGACCAAACCACGTGTGCCCGTCATCTGGCTGCACGGGCTCGAATGTACCTGCTGCTCGGAAAGCTTTATCCGCTCGGCCCATCCCTTGATCAAGGACGCGCTGCTCTCGATGATTTCGCTCGACTATGACGATACGATCATGGCGGCGGCGGGACACCAGGCCGAAGCCATCCTGGAGGAAACTCGTGCCAAGTACAAAGGCAGGTATGTGCTCGCCGTCGAAGGCAATCCACCGCTGAATGAGGGGGGCATGTTCTGCATTGACGGCGGCAAGCCGTTCGTTGAAAAGCTCAGGTGCATGGCGGAAGAGGCCATGGCGATCATCGCTTGGGGCACGTGTGCGTCATGGGGATGCGTGCACGCGGCCAAGCCCAATCCGACTGGCGCGGCGTCGATCGATAAGGTGATCACCAACAAGCCGATCATTAAGGTGCCCGGGTGCCCGCCTATCGCAGAGGTCATGAGTGGCCTCGTGACTTTCATCACCACGTTCGGAAAGCTTCCGGAGCTCGATCGCCGAGGGCGTCCAAGTATGTTCTATTCCGAGCGCATTCACGACAAGTGCTATCGGCGTTCCCATTTCGACGCTGGCCAATTCGTCGAAGAGTGGGACGATAAGTACGCGCGCAAGGGCTATTGCCTGTACAAGATGGGCTGCAAAGGGCCAACCACCTACAATGCCTGTTCGGCCATTCGGTGGAACGGCGGCGTCTCATTTCCGATTCAATCCGGGCACGGCTGCTTCGGCTGTTCCGAAGACGGCTTCTGGGATAATGGGTCTTTTTACGACCGTCTCACAACCATCAAGCAGTTCGGCATCGAGGAGAACGCCGACCAGATCGGCATGGCCGCTGCTGGCGTAGTTGGGCTAACGGTCGCTGCCCATGCGGCGGTCACCGCAGTGAAGCGGTTGACCCACAAGTCGGATCGCGCAGCCCCCAAAGGTAAACTGAGTTGA
- a CDS encoding HyaD/HybD family hydrogenase maturation endopeptidase, with translation MQPENKKRILVLGIGNILWADEGFGVRAVEEFHRHYVIDDNVTVLDGGTQGLYLVSFLEQADCLIVFDAVDYGLLPGQLKLVRDDEVPKFTAVKKVSLHQTGFQEVLSAADLLGRRPRELALIGCQPMNLEHWGGPLTTPVRLQIAPAIKLACKLLVQWGSPAKPRTAPLPASERLLANNIDRANYEMDAADLAARD, from the coding sequence ATGCAACCGGAAAACAAGAAAAGGATCCTGGTGCTCGGCATCGGCAATATCCTGTGGGCCGATGAGGGATTCGGCGTGCGGGCGGTCGAGGAGTTTCACCGGCACTACGTGATCGATGACAACGTAACGGTCCTCGATGGCGGCACACAGGGACTCTACCTCGTCAGTTTTCTGGAGCAGGCCGATTGCCTGATCGTGTTCGATGCCGTCGACTATGGATTGCTGCCCGGGCAGTTGAAGCTGGTGCGAGATGACGAAGTGCCAAAATTTACCGCCGTCAAGAAGGTGAGCCTACATCAGACCGGCTTTCAGGAGGTCTTGAGTGCGGCCGACCTGCTTGGCCGTCGCCCGCGAGAGCTCGCTCTCATCGGCTGTCAGCCGATGAACCTGGAGCATTGGGGCGGTCCGCTGACCACCCCGGTACGCCTCCAGATTGCGCCTGCGATTAAACTGGCTTGCAAACTCCTGGTGCAGTGGGGCTCGCCGGCAAAGCCGCGGACCGCGCCGCTGCCTGCATCAGAACGGCTGTTGGCAAACAATATCGACCGTGCAAACTATGAGATGGACGCAGCCGATCTAGCGGCCCGCGACTGA
- a CDS encoding HypC/HybG/HupF family hydrogenase formation chaperone yields MCLGLPMTIVETDGIVALCKYGNEQRRVSVMLLSDASAGAKVLVHIDTAVRLLDENEARLISEALEGLEATLNGQDCDRFFADLIGHEPQLPEHLR; encoded by the coding sequence ATGTGCCTTGGCCTGCCAATGACGATTGTCGAGACCGACGGCATCGTGGCGCTCTGCAAGTATGGCAATGAACAGCGGCGCGTCTCGGTCATGCTGCTCTCCGACGCCTCGGCCGGCGCCAAGGTGCTCGTTCATATCGATACCGCGGTGCGGCTTTTGGATGAAAATGAAGCAAGGCTGATCTCGGAAGCACTTGAAGGACTTGAGGCCACCCTCAACGGCCAGGACTGCGATCGCTTCTTTGCGGACTTGATCGGTCATGAGCCGCAATTGCCCGAGCACCTACGCTAG
- a CDS encoding DUF418 domain-containing protein, which yields MNPSERLDAIDVLRGVALFGVLAMNIVTIFRISIFALFLPNVERAGPLDQVVAAVLTVVVELKAFSLLSLLFGVGLAIQFERLAGNARRMILLVRRLLVLLAIGLVHLYLIWNGDILVEYALAGFVVLLFLGGPRWLMAGAALLLLGLYVTMPLLPPIVPLPGAAEMAALAAEATRVYGTGGFFDVLAFRIREVPAMFPLHVMVFPRTVALFLIGALAWRSGVLRRASANRRLLFVIATSAILLGGGLSLPAARQELFDWPSLGRARFLVEELGVVVLSLGYAAAVIAAVNLPGGRRMLGWAAPLGRMAFTNYLAQSVICGWIFYGYGLGQFGRLGVTATLAIGIFVYVTQVVFSAWWLRRYRFGPVEWLWRSWMYGVPQPIRATVNSAIMRATIAV from the coding sequence ATGAACCCGTCGGAGCGGCTCGACGCGATTGACGTGCTGCGGGGCGTGGCCCTGTTCGGCGTGCTCGCGATGAACATCGTGACCATATTTCGGATCTCCATCTTCGCGCTGTTCTTACCGAACGTGGAGCGGGCGGGGCCGCTCGACCAGGTGGTGGCGGCTGTGCTGACGGTTGTGGTCGAGTTGAAGGCGTTTTCGCTCCTCTCGCTGCTGTTCGGGGTTGGCCTTGCGATCCAATTCGAGCGGCTTGCCGGCAATGCACGGCGCATGATCTTGCTCGTGCGCAGGCTGCTGGTGTTGCTGGCTATTGGCCTGGTGCATCTCTATTTGATCTGGAACGGGGACATTCTCGTCGAATACGCGCTGGCGGGCTTCGTGGTGCTGCTCTTCCTCGGCGGCCCGCGGTGGCTTATGGCAGGTGCAGCCTTGCTGCTCCTGGGGCTCTACGTGACCATGCCGCTGTTACCGCCGATCGTGCCGCTGCCGGGTGCAGCCGAGATGGCCGCTCTTGCCGCGGAGGCGACGCGTGTGTACGGCACGGGCGGATTTTTCGATGTGCTCGCGTTTCGGATCCGCGAGGTGCCGGCGATGTTTCCGCTGCACGTCATGGTGTTTCCGCGCACTGTCGCGCTGTTCCTCATCGGCGCCCTTGCGTGGCGCAGCGGAGTTTTGCGTCGGGCTTCGGCGAACCGGCGCCTGCTGTTCGTCATCGCAACCTCTGCCATTCTTCTCGGCGGCGGATTGAGTCTCCCGGCAGCACGACAAGAGCTCTTCGATTGGCCGTCGCTCGGTCGCGCGCGCTTTCTGGTGGAAGAGCTGGGCGTGGTCGTATTGTCCCTGGGTTATGCCGCCGCAGTCATCGCCGCTGTGAACCTCCCGGGCGGGCGGAGAATGCTCGGCTGGGCCGCGCCGCTTGGCCGCATGGCGTTCACCAATTATCTGGCGCAATCTGTGATCTGCGGCTGGATCTTCTACGGCTATGGTCTAGGCCAATTTGGCCGCCTCGGCGTGACCGCGACACTGGCGATCGGCATTTTCGTGTATGTCACGCAGGTGGTGTTCAGCGCTTGGTGGCTGCGCCGCTATCGGTTCGGTCCGGTCGAGTGGCTCTGGCGCTCGTGGATGTATGGGGTACCGCAGCCGATCCGGGCAACGGTCAATTCAGCCATCATGCGCGCGACTATAGCAGTTTGA
- a CDS encoding nickel-dependent hydrogenase large subunit yields MAVQTPNGFNLDRSGRRIVIDPLTRIEGHLRVEANLDSDNVIRNAVSSGTMWRGIEVILRGRDPRDAWAFTERICGVCTGTHALTSVRAVENALGIAIPENANSIRNIMQLCLLVHDHLVHFYHLHALDWVDVVSALKADPKSTSALAQSISPWPLSSPGYFRDLQIRLTKFFGSGQLGPFKNGYWGHPAYKLPPEANLMAVAHYLEALDFQKEIVKIQAIYGGKNPHPNWLVGGVPCAINIDGTGAVGAINMERLNIVSSIIDRSIEFVEQVYLPDIVAICSFYKDWLHGGGLSSKSVMSYGDIPENANDSSCFKLPRGVILGGNLKEILPIDHGDPEQIQEFVSHSWYRYPSDRCGLHPWDGITEPSFELGPKLKGSKTDIKELDEGGKYSWIKAPRWRGQAVEVGPLARYIIGYAQGKAEFKEPAERLLKGLNLPLTALFSTLGRTAARALECQWAAHQMRYFQDKLVIHIKAGNTATADVSKWKPESWHKEAKGYGFSEAPRGALGHWIKIKGAKIDNYQCVVPTTWNGSPRDHKGNIGAFEAALIGTPMVDPQRPLEILRTIHSFDPCLACSTHVMSPDGQEMASVNVR; encoded by the coding sequence TTGGCCGTCCAGACACCGAATGGGTTCAATCTCGATCGTTCAGGCAGGCGAATCGTCATCGACCCGCTGACGCGGATCGAAGGCCACCTGCGTGTCGAAGCCAATCTCGATTCGGACAATGTGATCCGCAATGCGGTCTCAAGCGGGACGATGTGGCGTGGCATCGAAGTCATCCTGCGCGGACGCGATCCGCGCGACGCCTGGGCGTTCACCGAGCGGATTTGCGGGGTCTGCACCGGCACCCATGCGCTCACCTCCGTGCGCGCGGTTGAAAATGCACTAGGAATTGCGATTCCGGAGAATGCCAATTCGATCCGCAACATCATGCAGCTGTGTCTGCTCGTGCATGATCACCTCGTACATTTCTATCACCTGCACGCGTTGGATTGGGTTGACGTGGTCTCCGCGCTCAAGGCCGATCCCAAGTCTACCTCGGCGCTCGCGCAGTCTATCTCGCCCTGGCCGCTGTCGTCCCCTGGCTACTTTAGGGATTTGCAGATCCGGCTCACCAAATTTTTCGGATCAGGGCAGCTCGGTCCGTTCAAGAATGGCTATTGGGGGCATCCGGCCTACAAGCTGCCACCGGAAGCGAACTTGATGGCTGTAGCGCATTATCTGGAAGCGCTGGACTTCCAGAAGGAGATCGTCAAGATCCAAGCCATCTATGGTGGCAAGAACCCGCATCCGAACTGGCTGGTCGGCGGCGTGCCCTGCGCGATCAACATCGACGGAACTGGTGCGGTGGGTGCAATCAATATGGAGCGACTGAACATCGTCTCCTCGATCATCGACCGTTCGATCGAGTTTGTCGAGCAGGTCTACCTGCCCGACATTGTCGCGATCTGCTCGTTCTATAAGGACTGGCTCCATGGCGGCGGACTTTCGAGCAAGAGCGTGATGTCCTATGGCGATATCCCCGAAAACGCAAATGACTCTTCCTGTTTCAAGCTGCCGCGCGGGGTCATTCTTGGTGGCAATCTCAAGGAGATCCTTCCGATCGACCATGGTGATCCCGAGCAGATCCAGGAATTCGTCTCGCATTCATGGTATAGATACCCCAGCGATCGTTGTGGACTGCATCCCTGGGACGGTATCACCGAGCCGTCTTTTGAACTTGGGCCAAAACTCAAAGGCAGCAAGACAGATATCAAGGAACTCGACGAAGGCGGCAAGTATTCCTGGATCAAAGCGCCGCGCTGGCGCGGCCAGGCCGTGGAGGTCGGGCCGTTGGCGCGATACATCATCGGTTATGCGCAAGGCAAAGCCGAGTTCAAGGAGCCGGCCGAGAGACTACTCAAGGGGCTCAATCTTCCCCTGACTGCGCTGTTCTCGACGCTTGGCCGTACTGCGGCGCGGGCGCTCGAATGCCAGTGGGCGGCGCATCAGATGCGTTATTTCCAGGATAAGTTGGTAATCCACATCAAGGCAGGCAATACGGCAACTGCCGACGTCAGCAAGTGGAAGCCGGAAAGCTGGCACAAGGAGGCTAAGGGTTACGGGTTCAGTGAGGCCCCACGCGGCGCGCTTGGGCATTGGATCAAGATCAAGGGCGCCAAGATCGACAATTATCAATGTGTTGTGCCGACGACGTGGAACGGATCTCCTCGCGATCACAAGGGCAATATTGGCGCTTTTGAAGCCGCCCTGATCGGTACCCCGATGGTCGATCCGCAGCGGCCCCTGGAGATCTTGCGCACGATCCATTCCTTTGATCCGTGCTTGGCTTGTTCGACCCACGTAATGAGTCCTGACGGCCAGGAAATGGCCTCAGTGAATGTTCGTTAA
- the dctA gene encoding C4-dicarboxylate transporter DctA codes for MTTMATAAPARASQAWYKILYVQVLIAILIGAMVGCLWPPVATNDWVKALGDGFIKLIKMVIAPIIFCTVTSGIAHIQDAKKVGRVGVKALVYFEIVSSFALVLGLLMGNLVQIGHGLAVKPDAAAVANYVKQAEASKTVDFFLNIIPDTVVGAFARGDVLQVLLFAILFGFALMALGTRGERLRGMIDDVAHAVFGVIAIIMKAAPIGAFAAMAFTIGKFGPAALGNLIGLIALFYATAALFVVVVLGLIARLVGFSIFKFILYIKDEILIVLGTSSSESALPQLMEKLERLGCSKPVVGLVVPTGYSFNLDGTNIYMTLATLFIAQALGVDLTFGQQLTILLVAMLTSKGASGVTGAGFITLAATLSVVSPALVPGMAIVFSIDKFMSEVRALTNITGNGVAAVFVSWWEDELEHTTLQARLNQPNVSNTIDTR; via the coding sequence ATGACCACCATGGCAACTGCGGCGCCCGCACGCGCGTCGCAAGCTTGGTATAAGATTCTCTACGTGCAGGTGCTGATCGCGATCTTGATTGGCGCCATGGTCGGTTGCCTATGGCCCCCTGTCGCGACCAACGACTGGGTCAAGGCGCTCGGTGACGGATTTATCAAGCTCATCAAGATGGTGATCGCGCCGATTATTTTCTGCACCGTCACATCTGGTATTGCGCATATTCAGGATGCGAAGAAAGTCGGGCGCGTCGGCGTCAAGGCGCTGGTCTATTTCGAGATCGTCTCCAGTTTTGCCTTGGTATTGGGCCTGCTTATGGGCAATCTGGTCCAAATCGGTCATGGCCTTGCGGTCAAGCCGGATGCCGCGGCGGTCGCCAATTACGTCAAGCAGGCGGAAGCCTCGAAGACCGTCGATTTCTTTCTCAATATCATTCCGGATACCGTAGTCGGCGCCTTCGCCCGCGGCGATGTTCTGCAGGTTCTCCTGTTCGCGATCCTATTCGGCTTTGCACTGATGGCGCTAGGAACCCGCGGGGAGCGACTGCGAGGCATGATTGACGACGTCGCGCACGCGGTGTTCGGCGTGATCGCTATCATCATGAAAGCGGCTCCGATCGGCGCCTTCGCGGCCATGGCCTTCACTATCGGCAAGTTCGGGCCGGCAGCACTCGGCAATTTGATCGGTCTGATCGCGCTGTTTTACGCGACGGCGGCGTTGTTTGTCGTGGTGGTGCTCGGTTTGATCGCGCGCCTCGTCGGCTTTTCAATCTTCAAGTTCATTCTCTATATCAAGGACGAGATTTTGATCGTGCTCGGCACATCGTCCTCTGAAAGCGCGCTGCCGCAATTAATGGAGAAGCTCGAACGGCTGGGCTGCTCCAAGCCCGTGGTCGGCCTGGTGGTGCCAACTGGCTACTCCTTCAACCTCGACGGCACCAATATCTATATGACACTTGCGACATTGTTCATTGCCCAGGCACTCGGGGTCGATCTCACCTTTGGCCAGCAGCTCACGATCCTGCTCGTGGCAATGCTAACGTCGAAGGGAGCAAGCGGCGTCACCGGCGCGGGCTTCATCACGCTCGCTGCGACGTTGTCGGTGGTCAGCCCAGCGCTGGTGCCGGGCATGGCAATCGTATTTTCGATCGACAAGTTCATGAGCGAGGTGCGCGCCCTTACTAACATCACCGGCAATGGCGTCGCCGCCGTGTTCGTATCCTGGTGGGAGGACGAGCTCGAGCACACGACGCTGCAAGCTCGGCTCAACCAGCCCAACGTTTCCAACACTATCGACACACGATGA